A stretch of Phragmites australis chromosome 12, lpPhrAust1.1, whole genome shotgun sequence DNA encodes these proteins:
- the LOC133887324 gene encoding serine/threonine-protein kinase-like protein CCR4, translating into MQACSAVSRAVEVSSTGVRQDYSPNPPPDSAKSLRTVPLPYHVPPPAAPLLPNTRMGTPTPPHRLHCLILLLVLSLVPKWMTASASALSTFAMAKADTTTIVCGLLPSASSPLLVDLNCTAAGGDHARQETYPSLLPFSALAGGGNFLCAVGPSGERADAVDMRWWDLSKNGGNRSKRVYLGPPLRALSSSEYRVCGVLAAGELHCWRWRGLAIPAGLRFVAVAVGDGFVCGIVEGPPASIRCFGNGTADEAVAGAPRGGSYDVVAACGRRACALSTEGGLACWGRGTPALGADADTGYAALALGEGGVCGLRTNGTIRCFGDSVAAPPGSLADAQYIDVKAQGKAFCGVLMANYSLVCWGGREFNATNRLVFGRVMPGPCVHMSSCQCGILPGSANLCASGRCICVDCAFELNVAAPNVSLGPGKSGRSKRNMWIAIAAAAGSLVFLVALQIVLLLWCRRSKKGKDGAADTQQSLMPPRLGSSKGPGSVVEHFTLGALHAATDGFSDDRRIGSGSFGSVYRGTLPSGREVAIKRAEDAAKPTSSAARPARRRDRETAFNSELTALARVNHKNIVCLQGCCADSGERLLVYEFMANGTLHDQLHSRSPLAPPVASWRGRLTIALDAARGIEYMHVYAVPPIMHRDVKSANILLDDSWTAKIADFGLSSVLDAGACGDNGSPQEPLYTGGTVGYMDPEYYRLQHLTDKSDVYSFGVVLLELMSGCRVVQRYAESVTPKNVVEFTVPHILADDVVRVLDPRLPVPTPDEAEALAYVGYLAADCVGPVGCDRPSMTEVVDALERALAACGAAPLSRVGTARRALSRSGTDQFDLTDTD; encoded by the coding sequence GCATGCAGCGCAGTGAGCAGAGCAGTTGAGGTGAGCTCCACCGGAGTAAGGCAAGATTACTCACCAAATCCACCACCTGACTCGGCCAAATCCCTCAGAACTGTCCCGCTGCCTTACCATGTCCCCCCACCTGCCGCTCCTCTCCTTCCCAACACGCGGATGGGCACCCCTACGCCGCCGCACCGGCTCCACTGCCTCATCCTGCTCCTGGTGCTATCCTTGGTCCCGAAATGGATGACCGCGTCGGCGTCCGCGCTCTCGACCTTCGCCATGGCCAAGGCGGACACCACGACCATAGTGTGCGGGCTGCTGCCGTCCGCGTCCTCGCCGCTGCTGGTGGACCTCAACTgcacggcggccggcggcgaccaCGCGCGGCAGGAGACGTACCCGTCGTTGCTCCCCTTCTCCGCGCTCGCGGGAGGGGGGAACTTCCTCTGCGCCGTGGGGCCCTCCGGCGAGCGCGCCGATGCGGTGGACATGCGGTGGTGGGACCTATCCAAGAACGGCGGCAACAGGTCCAAGAGGGTGTACCTCGGCCCACCGCTCCGGGCGCTGTCCTCCAGCGAGTACCGCGTCTGCGGGGTGCTGGCGGCCGGGGAGCTCCACTGCTGGCGGTGGCGTGGTCTGGCGATACCGGCGGGCCTCCGgttcgtcgccgtcgccgtgggGGACGGGTTCGTGTGCGGCATCGTGGAGGGGCCCCCAGCGTCGATCCGCTGCTTCGGCAACGGCACGGCAGACgaggccgtcgccggcgcgccGCGGGGCGGTAGCTACGACGTGGTGGCGGCCTGCGGCCGGCGCGCGTGCGCGCTGTCAACGGAGGGGGGGCTCGCGTGCTGGGGCCGCGGCACGCCGGCGCTCGGCGCGGACGCGGACACCGGGTACGCAGCGCTGGCATTAGGGGAGGGCGGCGTCTGCGGGCTGCGCACCAACGGCACCATCCGCTGCTTCGGCGACAGCGTGGCCGCACCGCCGGGCAGCCTCGCCGACGCCCAGTACATCGACGTGAAGGCACAGGGCAAGGCGTTCTGCGGCGTCCTCATGGCGAACTACTCCCTCGTGTGCTGGGGCGGCCGCGAGTTCAACGCCACCAACCGCCTCGTGTTTGGCCGCGTCATGCCGGGCCCGTGCGTGCACATGTCCTCGTGCCAATGCGGCATCTTGCCGGGCTCGGCCAACCTCTGCGCCTCTGGCCGCTGCATCTGCGTGGACTGCGCGTTCGAGCTCAACGTCGCCGCGCCCAATGTGTCGCTCGGCCCCGGAAAGAGCGGCAGGAGTAAGAGGAATATGTGGATTGCCATCGCGGCGGCGGCTGGTTCCCTCGTGTTCTTGGTGGCATTGCAGATTGTGCTGCTCCTGTGGTGTCGCCGCAGCAAGAAAGGCAAGGATGGCGCCGCGGACACGCAGCAATCGCTGATGCCGCCGCGGCTCGGGTCCAGCAAGGGCCCGGGCAGCGTGGTGGAGCACTTCACACTGGGCGCGCTCCACGCGGCGACGGACGGGTTCTCCGACGACCGCCGGATCGGGTCCGGGAGCTTCGGGTCGGTGTACCGCGGCACGCTCCCCTCTGGGCGCGAGGTCGCGATCAAGCGCGCAGAGGACGCGGCCAAGCCGACGAGCTCGGCGGCGCGGCCCGCGCGGCGCCGTGACCGCGAGACGGCGTTCAACTCAGAGCTGACAGCGCTGGCGCGCGTCAACCACAAGAACATCGTATGCCTGCAGGGCTGCTGCGCGGACTCCGGCGAGCGCCTGCTCGTGTACGAGTTCATGGCGAACGGCACCCTGCACGACCAGCTCCACAGCCGCAGCCCCCTGGCCCCGCCGGTGGCCTCCTGGCGCGGCCGCCTGACCATCGCGCTCGACGCCGCGCGCGGCATCGAGTACATGCACGTCTACGCCGTGCCGCCCATCATGCACCGCGACGTCAAGTCGGCCAACATCCTTCTCGACGACTCGTGGACGGCCAAGATCGCCGACTTCGGCCTGTCCTCTGTTCTGGACGCCGGCGCGTGCGGCGACAATGGCAGCCCGCAGGAGCCGCTCTACACCGGCGGCACGGTGGGGTACATGGATCCGGAGTACTACCGTCTCCAGCACCTGACGGACAAGAGCGACGTGTACAGTTTCGGCGTGGTGCTCCTGGAGCTCATGTCCGGGTGCCGCGTCGTGCAGCGCTACGCCGAGAGCGTGACGCCGAAGAACGTGGTGGAGTTCACTGTGCCGCACATCCTCGCCGACGACGTCGTCCGCGTGCTCGACCCGCGCCTCCCCGTCCCGACGCCCGACGAGGCCGAGGCGCTCGCCTACGTTGGCTACCTCGCCGCAGACTGTGTGGGCCCCGTCGGGTGTGATCGCCCATCCATGACGGAGGTCGTCGACGCCCTGGAGCGCGCCCTCGCCGCCTGCGGGGCGGCCCCGCTCTCCCGCGTCGGCACCGCCCGCCGTGCGCTCTCCCGCTCCGGCACGGACCAGTTTGATCTCACCGACACCGACTAG